In Methanobrevibacter sp. TMH8, a single genomic region encodes these proteins:
- a CDS encoding NAD-dependent protein deacylase, with protein MIKSTLKKIEELKEIISNSNNIVFFGGAGVSTESGIQDFRSKKSIYDTIENYGDSPETILSHKYFFTNSECFYKYYKENMIHTSAKPNNAHLAIAELEKQGKIKSTITQNIDGLHQKAGSENVLELHGSIMKNYCVECGKSYNLDFIVNSEKIPKCSSCRGIIKPEVVLYQENLDINTMEKAAEYIANSDVLIVGGTSLVVYPAAGLIHNFNGENLILINKDETPYDDYANLVINEAIGKVFKELMKK; from the coding sequence ATGATTAAATCTACATTAAAAAAAATAGAAGAATTAAAAGAAATAATATCTAATTCTAATAACATTGTGTTCTTCGGAGGTGCAGGGGTTTCGACTGAAAGTGGAATACAAGATTTTCGAAGTAAAAAATCAATATATGATACCATTGAAAACTATGGAGATTCTCCAGAAACTATTCTATCTCACAAATACTTTTTTACAAATTCAGAATGTTTTTACAAATATTATAAAGAAAATATGATTCATACTTCTGCTAAACCAAACAATGCTCATTTAGCTATTGCAGAACTTGAAAAACAAGGGAAAATTAAAAGTACTATAACACAAAACATAGATGGACTTCATCAAAAAGCTGGAAGTGAAAATGTTTTGGAACTTCATGGAAGTATAATGAAAAATTATTGTGTGGAATGTGGAAAAAGTTATAATCTTGATTTTATAGTTAATTCAGAAAAAATTCCTAAATGTAGTAGCTGTAGAGGTATAATAAAACCAGAAGTGGTATTATATCAAGAAAATTTAGATATAAATACTATGGAAAAAGCAGCGGAATATATAGCTAACTCCGATGTACTTATTGTTGGAGGAACATCACTTGTTGTTTATCCTGCAGCAGGACTTATTCATAATTTCAATGGAGAAAATTTAATCCTTATAAACAAAGATGAAACTCCTTATGATGATTATGCAAATTTAGTAATAAATGAAGCTATTGGCAAAGTTTTCAAAGAACTTATGAAAAAATAA
- the sfsA gene encoding DNA/RNA nuclease SfsA, with protein MVNSSKYLKATFKSRPNRFIAEVEIDGEIVIAHVPNTGRCKELLIEGATVYLMPSDNPKRKTKFSLLFVENNGALVSIYSQEANKIVYEGILNGKIKELNGYSIIKREKTVGNSRMDIYLDNPEENKDCYIEVKGVTLVEDNVAIFPDAPTERGKKHLDELIELKKKGHRSVAFFLIQHPNGNSFRPNWQTDIDFSETLTMAEKAGVEILVYKSKNSLNGNEIIGKAMEYNLEKY; from the coding sequence ATGGTCAATTCAAGTAAATATTTAAAAGCAACTTTCAAATCTAGGCCTAATCGTTTTATTGCAGAAGTTGAAATTGATGGTGAAATAGTTATTGCACACGTTCCAAATACAGGAAGATGCAAAGAACTTTTAATTGAAGGAGCTACTGTCTATCTGATGCCAAGTGATAATCCAAAAAGAAAAACTAAATTTTCTCTTCTTTTTGTAGAAAATAATGGTGCACTTGTTTCAATTTATTCTCAAGAAGCTAATAAAATTGTTTATGAAGGTATTCTTAATGGAAAAATAAAGGAACTTAATGGATATTCCATAATTAAAAGAGAAAAAACAGTTGGAAACTCAAGAATGGATATATACTTAGATAATCCTGAGGAAAATAAGGACTGTTATATTGAAGTTAAAGGCGTTACTCTTGTTGAAGATAATGTAGCTATTTTTCCAGATGCTCCAACAGAAAGAGGGAAAAAACATTTAGATGAATTAATAGAATTGAAGAAAAAAGGTCATAGATCTGTTGCATTCTTTTTAATTCAACATCCTAATGGAAATAGCTTCAGACCTAATTGGCAAACTGATATTGATTTTAGTGAAACTTTAACAATGGCCGAAAAAGCTGGAGTTGAAATATTAGTTTACAAATCTAAAAATAGCTTAAATGGTAATGAAATAATTGGAAAAGCTATGGAATACAATCTTGAAAAGTACTAA